A stretch of the uncultured Trichococcus sp. genome encodes the following:
- a CDS encoding DnaD domain protein: MSYNELTKWIESGQTLIPNFLLQNYKRIGLTDTEFIFVLQLKAYIDKNIPFPNLALIAENMGIAEKDVFSLLHNLMQKQMILMETKNDLAGKVEDSYSLDPIYQRLFQLMERSEKKQPIQQQEKNIMTMFEQEFGRNLSPIEMQTIASWIDMDHYPLELIESALKEAVLNRVYSLKYIDRILLAWEKKNIKSVKDLVQQQSTRPQSNQGNFDEKARTDAPMEVPLYNWLDTDADA; this comes from the coding sequence ATGTCATACAACGAATTAACCAAATGGATCGAATCTGGCCAGACGCTGATCCCGAATTTTTTGCTGCAGAATTACAAAAGGATCGGGCTTACCGATACGGAATTCATTTTTGTGCTCCAGCTGAAAGCTTACATCGATAAGAACATCCCGTTTCCGAATCTGGCATTGATTGCTGAAAATATGGGTATTGCCGAAAAGGATGTCTTTTCCTTGCTGCATAATCTGATGCAGAAGCAAATGATTTTGATGGAGACGAAAAATGATCTCGCCGGCAAGGTGGAGGACTCCTATTCCTTGGATCCGATCTATCAACGGCTATTTCAATTGATGGAACGTTCCGAGAAAAAACAGCCCATCCAGCAGCAGGAGAAGAATATCATGACCATGTTCGAGCAGGAATTCGGGCGGAACTTATCGCCCATCGAGATGCAGACCATTGCGAGCTGGATCGATATGGACCACTATCCGCTCGAATTGATCGAATCAGCTCTAAAAGAAGCGGTATTGAATCGCGTTTACAGCCTGAAATACATCGACCGCATTCTATTGGCTTGGGAGAAGAAAAACATCAAAAGCGTAAAAGATTTGGTCCAACAGCAATCGACGCGGCCCCAAAGCAATCAGGGTAATTTTGATGAAAAAGCGAGAACGGATGCGCCGATGGAAGTGCCGTTGTACAATTGGCTGGACACTGACGCGGACGCATAG
- a CDS encoding DUF5590 domain-containing protein encodes MKKNIIVGTIVILFLMIVSSYTIFYRSQQPMLQAEKEATAIAEELANIQQVQDFYWYNGSETYFSLAGIDDNNEELYIIIKKDGGETTILNTAEVITESEAKSITQADKKPERIMEARLGIENEEPVWEVTYKNANETIGYYLISAISGKWLKDIENI; translated from the coding sequence GTGAAGAAAAATATCATTGTTGGGACGATTGTGATTCTCTTCCTGATGATCGTCAGCTCCTACACGATATTTTACCGAAGCCAGCAGCCGATGTTGCAGGCGGAGAAAGAAGCAACCGCCATTGCGGAAGAGCTTGCCAACATCCAGCAAGTCCAAGATTTTTATTGGTACAATGGATCCGAAACGTATTTTTCACTGGCTGGTATCGATGACAACAACGAAGAATTGTATATCATCATAAAGAAAGACGGCGGTGAAACCACTATCCTGAACACAGCAGAAGTCATCACCGAAAGTGAAGCCAAATCAATCACCCAGGCGGATAAGAAGCCTGAAAGGATTATGGAAGCAAGACTCGGGATAGAGAACGAAGAACCGGTTTGGGAAGTCACCTACAAAAATGCAAATGAAACGATTGGTTACTATTTGATATCCGCTATTTCTGGTAAATGGCTCAAAGATATAGAAAACATATAA
- the nth gene encoding endonuclease III, with product MLSKRKTVEALDEMAALFPNAQCELLHRNVFQLLIATLLSAQATDVSVNKVTPSLFDRFPTPETFVAAPLESIIQEIRTIGLYRTKAANIQKCCKMLLEDFGGEVPRTLEELTKLPGVGRKTANVVMSVGFHIPAIAVDTHVERISKRLRIAPQKASVLDVEELLMKKIPKERWSDAHHQMIFFGRYHCTARNPKCEVCPLLSMCQEGQKRLGLK from the coding sequence ATGTTATCGAAAAGAAAGACGGTAGAAGCGCTGGATGAAATGGCGGCGCTGTTCCCGAATGCGCAGTGCGAATTGCTGCACCGGAACGTGTTTCAGCTGTTGATTGCGACACTCCTCAGCGCCCAGGCCACGGATGTTTCCGTCAACAAAGTTACGCCAAGCCTGTTCGACCGCTTCCCCACGCCCGAGACTTTCGTTGCGGCCCCGCTCGAGTCGATCATCCAAGAAATCAGGACAATCGGCTTATACCGGACCAAAGCTGCCAATATCCAAAAATGCTGCAAAATGCTGCTGGAGGACTTCGGCGGCGAAGTGCCGCGCACGCTTGAGGAACTGACCAAGTTGCCCGGAGTAGGGCGCAAAACGGCAAATGTCGTCATGAGTGTCGGTTTTCATATTCCGGCAATTGCAGTGGATACGCACGTGGAGCGGATATCGAAACGTCTGCGCATAGCTCCCCAGAAAGCATCGGTTCTGGACGTGGAGGAACTGCTGATGAAGAAAATTCCGAAGGAACGCTGGTCTGATGCCCATCACCAGATGATTTTCTTCGGCAGGTACCATTGCACAGCCCGAAACCCCAAGTGTGAAGTTTGCCCGTTGCTTTCGATGTGCCAGGAAGGGCAGAAGCGTTTGGGTTTGAAATGA
- a CDS encoding pyridoxal phosphate-dependent aminotransferase has product MVKISERMKKISESPTLATSAKVNVMKAQGKDILNLTVGEPDFDTHVSILNAAVEAIQSNKANHYTPTAGILPLRQAIVDYHQKYDGISYAVNQVIVTEGAKNALFALFQVILNPGDEVIVPVPYWVSYTEQIKLAGGVNVLVETAPEKDFKLTVEDLENNRTEKTVALLLNSPSNPTGMIYTPEELKAIGEWAVAHDILIIADEIYYRLTYNGNEAISIASLSEEIKNQTVIINGISKTYAMTGWRIGYAIGNADIISKMIELSSHSTSNPAGPSQYGALAALTGPQDFVEEMRAAFEARLNFFYPLVASIPGFKVTKPQGAFYLFPNVKEAAEMCGFKEVKDFTLALIEEANVALVSGDGFGYPDYARISYTVREELLAEAVDRIKKFIETHKK; this is encoded by the coding sequence ATGGTAAAAATTTCTGAAAGAATGAAAAAAATAAGCGAATCCCCAACATTGGCGACGTCAGCAAAAGTCAACGTCATGAAAGCGCAAGGCAAGGATATCCTTAACTTGACCGTAGGGGAGCCGGACTTCGATACGCACGTTTCAATTTTGAATGCGGCTGTAGAGGCAATCCAATCAAACAAAGCGAATCATTACACGCCGACTGCCGGTATCCTGCCATTGCGTCAAGCGATTGTGGATTACCATCAAAAATATGACGGAATCAGTTACGCCGTCAATCAGGTCATCGTGACTGAAGGGGCCAAAAACGCTTTGTTTGCGCTATTCCAAGTCATTCTTAATCCCGGAGATGAAGTCATTGTGCCTGTTCCGTATTGGGTAAGCTACACGGAACAGATAAAATTGGCGGGCGGCGTCAATGTGCTCGTCGAAACAGCACCTGAAAAAGACTTTAAACTGACTGTGGAAGATCTGGAAAACAATCGCACCGAAAAAACGGTTGCTTTGCTTTTGAATTCGCCGTCGAATCCGACCGGTATGATCTATACGCCTGAAGAACTGAAGGCGATCGGCGAGTGGGCGGTTGCGCACGATATCTTGATCATCGCTGATGAAATATATTACCGACTGACTTATAACGGAAATGAAGCCATCTCAATCGCTTCCCTATCAGAGGAAATCAAGAACCAAACAGTCATCATCAACGGAATCTCCAAAACCTATGCTATGACAGGCTGGAGAATCGGATATGCAATCGGCAATGCGGATATCATCAGTAAAATGATTGAATTATCCAGTCATTCTACGAGCAACCCCGCTGGACCAAGCCAATATGGCGCCTTGGCTGCATTGACCGGGCCGCAAGACTTCGTCGAGGAAATGCGTGCAGCTTTTGAAGCACGCCTGAACTTCTTCTATCCATTGGTTGCAAGCATTCCTGGTTTCAAGGTCACAAAACCTCAAGGTGCCTTCTACCTGTTCCCGAATGTTAAGGAGGCTGCTGAGATGTGCGGCTTCAAAGAAGTCAAAGACTTCACGCTGGCTCTGATCGAGGAAGCAAATGTCGCTTTAGTCTCAGGCGATGGTTTTGGGTACCCTGATTACGCCAGAATAAGTTATACTGTTAGAGAAGAACTGTTGGCAGAAGCAGTAGATCGCATCAAAAAATTTATCGAAACCCACAAAAAATAA
- the asnS gene encoding asparagine--tRNA ligase — protein MKLITMDQAKEYVGQEISIGAWVTNKRSSGKIAFLQLRDGAHYFQGIVLKNDVGEELFDVAKSLTQETSLIVKGIIQEDTRSKLGYELLVTGIEVLGESQDYPITPKEHGTDFLMDHRHLWLRSSRQHAIMKIRNEIIRATYEFFNQEGFIKVDPPILTGSAPEGTTELFHTKYFDEEAYLSQSGQLYMEAAAMAFGKVFSFGPTFRAEKSKTRRHLIEFWMMEPEMAFMHQEQSLEVQEKYVAYLVQSVLDHCDIYLDTLERDKELLKKYTQLPYDRISYDDAVALLNANGFDDIVWGDDFGSPHETFIANQSDRPVFILNYPKAIKPFYMKEHPDRPEVVLCADMIAPEGYGEIIGGSEREVDYQRLSEQIEKFGLSKDDYSWYLDLRKYGSVPHSGFGLGLERMVTWISGTEHIRESIPFPRLLNRIYP, from the coding sequence TTGAAACTTATCACAATGGACCAAGCAAAAGAATATGTAGGGCAAGAGATTTCCATAGGTGCTTGGGTCACCAACAAAAGAAGCAGCGGGAAAATCGCTTTTCTGCAATTGCGTGACGGCGCCCATTATTTCCAAGGCATTGTTTTGAAAAACGATGTCGGCGAAGAGTTGTTTGACGTCGCAAAATCACTGACGCAAGAAACTTCGTTGATCGTCAAAGGAATTATCCAGGAGGATACCCGCTCGAAGCTTGGTTACGAATTGCTCGTTACTGGCATCGAAGTGCTGGGAGAAAGCCAAGATTATCCGATCACGCCTAAAGAGCACGGAACAGATTTCCTGATGGATCATCGCCATCTTTGGCTGCGTTCATCCCGACAGCACGCCATCATGAAGATCCGCAATGAAATCATCCGCGCCACTTATGAATTCTTTAATCAGGAAGGGTTCATCAAGGTGGATCCGCCGATTCTGACCGGCAGCGCGCCGGAAGGGACGACCGAGCTGTTCCACACCAAGTATTTCGATGAGGAAGCTTACTTGTCCCAGAGTGGGCAGTTGTATATGGAAGCGGCCGCAATGGCCTTCGGAAAAGTGTTCTCATTCGGGCCGACTTTCCGGGCCGAAAAATCGAAGACACGCCGCCATCTGATCGAATTCTGGATGATGGAGCCGGAAATGGCCTTCATGCATCAGGAACAAAGTCTGGAAGTCCAAGAAAAATATGTCGCTTATCTGGTCCAATCAGTGCTGGATCATTGCGATATCTACTTGGATACGCTCGAGCGCGACAAAGAATTGCTTAAAAAATATACGCAATTGCCTTATGACCGCATCAGCTATGATGATGCGGTAGCCCTATTGAACGCAAATGGCTTTGATGATATCGTCTGGGGAGATGATTTCGGTTCGCCCCACGAAACCTTTATCGCAAACCAGTCGGACAGACCGGTATTCATCTTGAATTATCCGAAAGCGATCAAGCCTTTTTACATGAAAGAACATCCGGATCGTCCGGAAGTCGTTCTTTGCGCGGATATGATCGCTCCTGAAGGATATGGAGAAATAATCGGCGGCAGCGAACGCGAAGTGGACTACCAACGCTTAAGCGAACAGATCGAAAAATTCGGCCTGAGCAAGGATGATTATTCGTGGTATTTGGATCTGCGTAAATACGGTTCAGTGCCCCATTCCGGATTCGGACTGGGACTTGAAAGAATGGTGACTTGGATTTCCGGAACCGAACACATCCGTGAGTCGATCCCGTTCCCTCGTCTACTGAACAGAATCTATCCTTAA